A window of the Drosophila simulans strain w501 chromosome 2L, Prin_Dsim_3.1, whole genome shotgun sequence genome harbors these coding sequences:
- the LOC6732799 gene encoding serine, glycine and glutamine-rich protein: MSSFTAHLLIVLLGGLLLTHHCVQGQASKVSSKLDFDESDGSNNQNQTGSPGQPGQAGGTGNGNYDPGTGRSLSGGGGSAGGGSGGTSSGGNRPKIHGVRVTVDTGDGQQQTKESKESVEITDLGKHKKRVGIHTDITFEITSDSDGNETSSAQQQGDKEDASVPIFKGRGGSDSKHKTRKPYDPKSQWNPNFSGEQHGYQGANRGGYQGSNRGDYYPQYYPGNVYTGGSSDAGSIYRNGETWTHYVPVWTTERVPQEQGQIYRRPSWKPCYCMSSTEFRRRRDSKARREQTDQHKGVINSGVVQVVDGKLERPFS, translated from the exons ATGAGCTCTTTCACCGCCCACCTGTTGATAGTGCTCCTCGGTGGTCTGCTGCTAACTCATCACTGCGTCCAAG GTCAGGCGAGTAAAGTGTCCTCCAAGTTGGATTTCGATGAGAGCGATGGCAGCAACAATCAGAATCAGACGGGCTCACCCGGACAACCGGGACAGGCGGGCGGAACTGGCAATGGGAACTACGACCCGGGAACAGGACGAAGCCTAAGTGGTGGAGGAGGAAGTGCAGGCGGAGGCAGCGGCGGAACTTCCAGCGGGGGAAATCGCCCCAAGATCCACGGAGTACGGGTCACCGTCGATACGGGTGATGGACAGCAGCAAACGAAAG aGTCCAAGGAGAGCGTGGAAATTACGGATTTGGGCAAGCACAAGAAGCGCGTGGGCATCCACACGGACATCACGTTCGAAATCACCTCCGATTCGGACGGGAACGAGACCAGTTCCGCTCAGCAGCAGGGCGACAAGG AGGACGCCAGTGTGCCAATTTTCAAGGGTCGTGGTGGCAGCGATTCAAAGCACAAGACCCGCAAGCCATATGATCCCAAGTCGCAGTGGAATCCCAACTTCTCCGGCGAGCAGCATGGCTACCAGGGCGCCAATCGAGGTGGCTACCAGGGCTCCAATCGCGGCGACTACTATCCCCAGTACTATCCCGGCAACGTCTACACCGGTGGAAGTTCCGATGCAGGCAGCATCTACAGGAACGGCGAGACCTGGACGCACTACGTCCCGGTTTGGACCACAGAGCGGGTGCCGCAAGAGCAGGGACAGATCTATCGACGGCCCAGCTGGAAGCCCTGCTACTGCATGTCATCCACGGAGTTCAGACGCCGTCGGGATAGCAAAGCGAGAAGAG